Genomic DNA from bacterium:
CCGCGCCCTCGAACGCGCGTAGGGCGCGCTCGACGTCGGCGTCGTCCAAATCCAAATGCGTTACGGCGCGTATGCGGCGGGGCCCGACGGCGTGGACCAACACGCCGTCTTCCTGCAACAGGTCGGCCAAGGCCGGCGCGGCAACGACGTCGTCGGCGCAGTCGACCATCACGATATTGGTTTGCGGCGGCTCGACGGCGAAGGCGGCCATGCCGGCCAACCCTTCCGCCAGCGCGCCGGCGCGACGATGGTCCTCGGCCAGGCGCTCCACGTTGTGTTCGACGGCGTACAGGGCGGCGGCGGCCAATACGCCGGCTTGTCGCATCGCGCCGCCGAAAGAACGCCGCACCATAATCGCCTCTTCGACGAACTCGCGCGTGCCGCACAGGCAGGACCCGACCGGTGCCCCGAGGCCCTTGGAGAAACATACCGATACGCTATCGGTGCAGGCGGCGTATTCGGACAAGGGAACGCCGGTAGCGACGACCGCGTTCCACAAGCGGGCGCCGTCGAGGTGGACCGGGATGCCGCGCGCGCGGCATTTCTCGCCGACGTCGGCCATAACCTCGAGCGGGAAAACGACCCCGCCGGCGCGATTGTGCGTGTTTTCGAGGCATATAAGGCCGGTGCGGGGATAGTAATCCGCGACGGGGCGGATGGCGGGTTCTATGTCGGCCCACGTCAATACCCCGCGCTCGCCGGCGACGGGGACCAGTTGGATACCGCACCGGGCCGCCGCGGCGGCCATCTCGTAATGAAAAGTGTGCGCGCCGGCCTCGCAAATCGCCTC
This window encodes:
- a CDS encoding GntG family PLP-dependent aldolase, which encodes MAKTVDLRSDTVTMPSPAMRDEMARAEVGDDVYREDPTVNRLQELAAELLGKEAGLFMPSGTMSNQVALKTACRGAEAICEAGAHTFHYEMAAAAARCGIQLVPVAGERGVLTWADIEPAIRPVADYYPRTGLICLENTHNRAGGVVFPLEVMADVGEKCRARGIPVHLDGARLWNAVVATGVPLSEYAACTDSVSVCFSKGLGAPVGSCLCGTREFVEEAIMVRRSFGGAMRQAGVLAAAALYAVEHNVERLAEDHRRAGALAEGLAGMAAFAVEPPQTNIVMVDCADDVVAAPALADLLQEDGVLVHAVGPRRIRAVTHLDLDDADVERALRAFEGAVARLRPS